One window of the Canis aureus isolate CA01 chromosome 1, VMU_Caureus_v.1.0, whole genome shotgun sequence genome contains the following:
- the KLK10 gene encoding kallikrein-10, which produces MRPLHLHLCTASGARALARLLLPLLVTQLWVAEAVLLPRNDTGLDLVVSGAPCARGSQPWQVSLFNGLSFHCAGVLVDKSWVLTAAHCGNSKPLWARIGDDHLLLLQGEQLRRTIHPIIHPKYHHGSGPILPRRTDEHDLMLLKLARPAVLGPRIQTLRLPYRCAQPGDECQVAGWGTTATRRVKYNKGLSCSRVTVLSPKECEVFYPGVVTNNMMCAGLDQGQDPCQSDSGGPLVCDETLQGILSWGVYPCGSAQHPAVYTQICKYNSWIEKTIRSN; this is translated from the exons ATGAGACCCCTGCACCTACACCTGTGCACCGCCTCCGGCGCGCGGGCTTTGGCgaggctgctgctgccgctgctcgTGACGCAACTCTGGG TCGCAGAGGCAGTGCTGCTCCCCAGAAACGACACGGGCTTGGACCTTGTGGTCTCCGGCGCTCCGTGCGCGCGCGGTTCGCAGCCCTGGCAGGTGTCCCTCTTCAATGGCCTCTCGTTCCACTGCGCGGGCGTCCTGGTGgacaagagttgggtgctcacgGCCGCGCACTGCGGGAACAGCAA GCCTCTGTGGGCTCGCATAGGGGACGACCACCTGCTCCTTCTTCAGGGCGAGCAGCTCCGCCGGACTATTCACCCCATTATCCACCCCAAGTACCACCATGGCTCAGGGCCCATCCTGCCCAGGCGGACAGACGAGCATGACCTCATGCTGCTAAAGCTGGCCAGGCCTGCTGTGCTGGGGCCTCGCATCCAGACCCTGCGCCTGCCCTACCGCTGTGCCCAGCCTGGAGATGAGTGCCAGGTTGCTGGCTGGGGCACCACAGCTACCCGGAGAG TGAAATACAACAAGGGCCTGAGTTGCTCCAGGGTCACTGTCTTGAGCCCTAAAGAGTGCGAGGTCTTCTACCCTGGTGTGGTCACCAACAACATGATGTGTGCAGGACTggaccagggtcaggacccctgCCAG aGTGACTCTGGTGGCCCTCTGGTCTGTGATGAGACCCTGCAGGGCATCCTGTCATGGGGTGTTTACCCCTGCGGCTCTGCTCAGCATCCAGCTGTCTACACTCAGATCTGCAAATACAACTCCTGGATAGAGAAAACCATACGCTCCAACTGA
- the KLK9 gene encoding kallikrein-9, which translates to MRLGFFCALLSLLAGHGWADTRAIGAEECRPNSQPWQAGLFYLTRLFCGASLISDRWLLTAAHCHKPYLWVRLGEHHLWQWEGPEQLFRATDFFPHPGFNKDLRAHDHSDDIMLIRLPRKAYLGPAVQPLNLSQTCVSPGTQCLISGWGAVSSPKVQYPLTLQCANISILEHKLCHRAYPGHISDGMLCAGLWEGGRGSCQGDSGGPLVCNGTLAGVVSGGAEPCSRPRRPAVYTSVCHYVDWIRKTMEDN; encoded by the exons aTGAGGCTGGGATTCTTCTgtgctctgctttctctcctgGCAG GGCATGGCTGGGCAGACACCCGAGCCATTGGGGCTGAGGAATGCCGCCCCAACTCGCAGCCCTGGCAGGCCGGGCTCTTCTACCTCACCCGTCTCTTCTGTGGGGCTTCCCTCATCAGTGACCGCTGGCTGCTCACAGCTGCCCACTGCCACAAGCC GTATCTGTGGGTCCGCCTCGGGGAGCACCACCTCTGGCAATGGGAGGGTCCAGAGCAACTGTTCCGGGCCACGGATTTCTTCCCCCACCCTGGGTTCAACAAGGATCTCAGGGCTCATGACCATAGTGATGACATCATGCTGATCCGTCTGCCCAGGAAGGCATACCTGGGACCTGCTGTGCAGCCCCTCAACCTCAGCCAGACCTGCGTCTCCCCAGGCACCCAATGTCTCATCTCAGGCTGGGGGGCCGTGTCCAGTCCTAAGG TGCAGTACCCACTCACGCTACAGTGTGCCAACATCAGCATCCTGGAACACAAACTCTGCCATCGGGCTTATCCAGGCCACATCTCGGATGGGATGCTCTGTGCCGGCCTCTGGGAGGGGGGCCGAGGCTCCTGCCAG GGTGACTCTGGGGGCCCCCTGGTTTGCAACGGGACCCTGGCTGGTGTGGTGTCTGGGGGTGCCGAGCCCTGCTCCAGACCCCGGCGCCCAGCCGTGTATACCAGCGTGTGCCACTACGTGGACTGGATCCGAAAGACCATGGAGGACAACTGA
- the LOC144281099 gene encoding kallikrein-8-like isoform X1, whose amino-acid sequence MLCRHQRRRSGRRGFPVKSVQNLVPGRQSCSTGASSSGSESVGDPAPRILQDPTMGHPPPAVVWTWMFLLLLLEAWAGHLRAQESKVLGGQECEAHSQPWQTALFQGVRLLCGGVLIEDNWVLTAAHCKKRKYTVRLGDHSLKNKDSSEQEMAVAQSIPHPCYNRSNEDHSHDLMLIRLRGRASLGPQVKPINLADHCPEVGQKCTISGWGTVTSPRENFPDTLNCAEVEIFPQKKCKDVYPGEVTDGMICAGDSNGADSCQGDSGGPLVCGGVLQGITSWGSDPCGRPERPGVYTNICRYLDWIKKTIGGRG is encoded by the exons ATGCTCTGCCGGCACCAAAGGAGGCGGAGCGGGAGGCGGGGATTCCCAGTTAAAAGCGTCCAGAACCTAGTACCAGGCAGGCAGAGCTGCAGCACTGGGGCCTCTTCTTCTGGGTCTGAATCAGTCGGTGACCCCGCCCCCCGGATTCTGCAAG acCCCACCATGGGACATCCCCCACCTGCTGTAGTCTGGACCTGGATGTTCCTGCTCTTGCTGTTGGAAGCCTGGGCAG GACACTTGAGGGCACAGGAGTCCAAGGTGCTCGGCGGCCAGGAGTGTGAGGCCCATTCGCAGCCTTGGCAGACAGCTTTGTTCCAGGGCGTCCGGCTGCTCTGTGGGGGGGTCCTCATTGAAGACAACTGGGTCCTCACAGCAGCCCACTGTAAAAAAAG GAAGTACACAGTACGCCTGGGGGATCACAGCCTGAAGAATAAAGACAGTTCAGAGCAAGAAATGGCTGTGGCTCAGTCCATCCCACACCCCTGCTACAACAGGAGCAATGAGGACCACAGTCATGATCTCATGCTCATCCGACTACGTGGTCGGGCATCCCTGGGGCCCCAAGTGAAGCCCATCAACCTGGCGGATCACTGCCCTGAAGTTGGCCAGAAGTGCACCATCTCAGGCTGGGGCACCGTCACCAGCCCCCGAG AGAATTTTCCTGACACCCTCAACTGTGCAGAAGTAGAAATCTTTCCCCAGAAGAAGTGTAAGGATGTCTACCCTGGGGAAGTTACAGATGGTATGATTTGTGCAGGCGACAGCAATGGGGCCGACTCATGCCAG GGAGATTCCGGGGGTCCGCTGGTGTGTGGTGGTGTTCTGCAGGGCATCACATCCTGGGGATCAGACCCCTGTGGGCGGCCTGAGAGACCTGGTGTCTACACCAACATTTGCCGCTACTTGGACTGGATCAAGAAGACCATAGGAGGCAGGGGTTGA
- the LOC144281099 gene encoding kallikrein-8-like isoform X2: protein MGHPPPAVVWTWMFLLLLLEAWAGHLRAQESKVLGGQECEAHSQPWQTALFQGVRLLCGGVLIEDNWVLTAAHCKKRKYTVRLGDHSLKNKDSSEQEMAVAQSIPHPCYNRSNEDHSHDLMLIRLRGRASLGPQVKPINLADHCPEVGQKCTISGWGTVTSPRENFPDTLNCAEVEIFPQKKCKDVYPGEVTDGMICAGDSNGADSCQGDSGGPLVCGGVLQGITSWGSDPCGRPERPGVYTNICRYLDWIKKTIGGRG, encoded by the exons ATGGGACATCCCCCACCTGCTGTAGTCTGGACCTGGATGTTCCTGCTCTTGCTGTTGGAAGCCTGGGCAG GACACTTGAGGGCACAGGAGTCCAAGGTGCTCGGCGGCCAGGAGTGTGAGGCCCATTCGCAGCCTTGGCAGACAGCTTTGTTCCAGGGCGTCCGGCTGCTCTGTGGGGGGGTCCTCATTGAAGACAACTGGGTCCTCACAGCAGCCCACTGTAAAAAAAG GAAGTACACAGTACGCCTGGGGGATCACAGCCTGAAGAATAAAGACAGTTCAGAGCAAGAAATGGCTGTGGCTCAGTCCATCCCACACCCCTGCTACAACAGGAGCAATGAGGACCACAGTCATGATCTCATGCTCATCCGACTACGTGGTCGGGCATCCCTGGGGCCCCAAGTGAAGCCCATCAACCTGGCGGATCACTGCCCTGAAGTTGGCCAGAAGTGCACCATCTCAGGCTGGGGCACCGTCACCAGCCCCCGAG AGAATTTTCCTGACACCCTCAACTGTGCAGAAGTAGAAATCTTTCCCCAGAAGAAGTGTAAGGATGTCTACCCTGGGGAAGTTACAGATGGTATGATTTGTGCAGGCGACAGCAATGGGGCCGACTCATGCCAG GGAGATTCCGGGGGTCCGCTGGTGTGTGGTGGTGTTCTGCAGGGCATCACATCCTGGGGATCAGACCCCTGTGGGCGGCCTGAGAGACCTGGTGTCTACACCAACATTTGCCGCTACTTGGACTGGATCAAGAAGACCATAGGAGGCAGGGGTTGA